A part of Salvelinus alpinus chromosome 5, SLU_Salpinus.1, whole genome shotgun sequence genomic DNA contains:
- the LOC139576109 gene encoding lysosomal protective protein-like, producing MTSMYFVSLVVYFLAVSCLTWADYAPDEVTELPGMSFKPNYRQWSGYLKASPGKFLHYWFVTSQRDPLKDPVVLWLNGGPGCSSLDGFLSENGPFHVNDDGATLYENKFSWNRIANVLYLESPAGVGYSYSDDQKYKTDDDEVADDNYLALQSFFAKFPNFTQNEFFIIGESYGGIYAPTLSQRVATGTAKINFKGFAVGNGLSSYALNDQSLIYFGYYHGLFGEQLWTDLNTNCCDKGTCNFFNNSKEACKTLLSQAFSIVYDSGLNEYALYMDCEGGVRARAYERSMSQLFRNYRKHWDNFQLLKVPSVTGQTPSVGEVPPCINSTAQMNWLNRGDVRKALHIPDTLPPWDICSDVVGGQYTNIYPTVKDVYLKLLSLGVRALVYNGDTDMACNFLGDKWFVEQLNQKTTTKYQSWISDDQIAGFYEQYGNITLLTVKGAGHMVPQWAPGPALDMFQSFLSNKPY from the exons ATGACTAGCATGTATTTTGTTAGTTTGGTGGTGTATTTCCTTGCTGTTTCGTGTCTTACATGGGCTGACTACGCCCCTGACGAGGTAACCGAACTACCGGGAATGTCGTTTAAACCAAACTACCGGCAATGGTCAGGCTATTTGAAAGCCAGCCCAGGAAAGTTTCTCCATTACTG GTTTGTGACCTCACAGAGGGACCCACTGAAGGACCCTGTTGTGCTGTGGCTGAATGGAGGGCCAGGCTGCAGCTCGCTGGATGGCTTTCTGTCAGAGAACGGCCCCTTCCAT GTGAATGATGATGGGGCCACTCTGTATGAAAATAAGTTCAGCTGGAACAGGATCGCCAACGTTCTGTACCTAGAGTCCCCTGCAGGTGTGGGATACTCCTACTCTGACGACCAGAAGTACAAAACCGACGACGACGAG GTGGCTGATGACAACTACCTAGCTCTGCAGAGTTTCTTTGCCAAGTTTCCAAACTTCACACAGAATGAGTTCTTCATCATCGGTGAGAGTTATGGTGGGATCTATGCCCCGACACTCAGCCAGCGTGTGGCCACAGGGACCGCAAAGATTAACTTCAAG GGCTTTGCAGTGGGTAATGGCCTCAGTAGCTATGCCCTGAATGACCAGTCTCTGATATACTTTGGTTACTACCACGGCCTCTTCGGAGAACA ACTGTGGACAGATCTGAACACAAACTGCTGTGATAAGGGAACATGTAACTTCTTCAACAacagcaaggaggcctgcaagaCACTG TTGAGCCAGGCCTTTAGTATTGTGTATGATTCTGGGCTGAATGAGTATGCTCTTTACATGGACTGTGAGGGTGGAGTCAGGGCCAGAGCCTATGAGAGGAGCATGAGCCAGCTCTTCAGGAACTACAGGAAGCACTGGGACAACTTCCAG CTTCTGAAGGTGCCGTCCGTCACTGGCCAAACTCCTTCTGTGGGTGAGGTCCCTCCCTGCATTAACAGCACAGCTCAGATGAACTGGCTCAACCGGGGTGATGTGAGGAAAGCCCTACACATCCCTGATACACTTCCACCCTGGGACATCTGCAG tgatgtggtggGAGGACAGTACACCAACATCTACCCGACCGTGAAGGATGTGTATCTGAAGTTGCTGTCTCTGGGTGTCCGGGCGCTGGTCTATAACGGAGACACTGACATGGCCTGCAACTTCCTGGGAGACAAGTGGTTTGTGGAACAGCTCAACCAGAAG ACAACCACCAAGTACCAGAGCTGGATATCTGATGATCAGATTGCCGGCTTCTACGAGCAGTATGGAAACATCACCCTCCTGACTGTGAAG GGCGCTGGTCACATGGTGCCGCAGTGGGCTCCAGGCCCCGCCTTAGACATGTTCCAGTCCTTCCTGTCAAACAAACCCTACTGA